From the Papaver somniferum cultivar HN1 chromosome 2, ASM357369v1, whole genome shotgun sequence genome, the window ACGAATCGTTTTCTCAATTTATAAATCGAATCGTATATTAAAGCGTGAATCGAAGATTCACGGTAGATTATCAAATCGTTTGTGTTCTTGTAAATAATATTGAATTAAGCGGAGTGTTTAACAAAGTTCATATCTTTTAACAAAGTTTTGGTCGATGATCTTATATATACTAATAAATTTCGTTAAACATCAAAAACATCTAAGTGAAACATTGGTTATAAGTCCTCTTATGACTTAGGAGGTGAGAAGTTCAAACCTTAACCTTCACATTTTTGAAAGTCCACCTTTGACTTTACAGTTTAGTCTCAAGAATCGTTGTCAAAGTTATTTGATTACACGATTTTGAAACAAAACGATTCAAATGCACGACTTAAATCGATATGGTGGAAAATGAATCGAATCGTACGATTCAAAACCATgtacacaatcaaactaaaatGGTAACAGGCTTATTACGTACTACAGTACGATATCCTGCTTTAGTATATgcgaacaaaaaataataagtaCGTGATCCCAAATATTACTAGTAATTCAGCGGTTTATTGGATGATCAAATCAATGGTTAGATTCACATCAGAAAAGGACCCGTCACTTTCAGGATATGACCCATCATTTTCAGGGAAAGACTCACCACTTCCTCTAAAGGGTTCAAGTCTATTAAATCTGAATTTTAGCATAACCTAACGGTAAAGAAGCCGCTTAAGCGGTATAGCTTTCCGCAATGTCGTGCGGGGTAGCACTGCTCAAGAAATGGAAAATGCAATGAAAAGCAAGAAAATTTTTGGTGGACGCCAAGACACGTAGTTGATGTATCTTCTTTATATTTGATGATGATGAGTCCCGGGTATGTGATGGTGCACTGAAGCATCTCCTCCTGCCAAGTTGGTAAGTGGTTCAATGGGAAGTGCTCTGACATTTCAAGCCCCGTGCTGAGTTTAATGTCCCTCCTGTCTTTttacttttcttcttcctccattacaaaacaaaataaaaaacatagCTACTGAATAGCAATTTTTTCCAAAGCTGCTTCCCATCTACCGGTTTTATACACCATCTAAATACACCCTTATCTGTCATGGATAACAGCCGATGGAAAATGGTGGGTCTGGGAGAGGTTTCGGAGGACCACTAGggggcctagttagcaattcgggattcggcaaacgtacggaacggcaaacgtacgagtattatacgtttttgtaaaatccaaattcggtccaaaattcggttaacgggacgtgattcgtcattaattcggaacggcatacgtacgtgtataattcgatttgtaaatgtgagttcggctctgaaaattcggtatctatatataacaaataatttgtatttataaggtcatggaccaatttttatgcatgtgtgagttatttaaggaaaaaataaactcaatatgatgatattaataatatatacaacattggttatccaagaggacgtcgtatggtggtttagatgcttggttagtgagtttgagatctctcaccttcaccttcaaatttgttcagtcgtttttgtttcataaaaattacaacacgtctaatattcggtcgtatatgctcgggaggcagtaaagtccaaaaaatggagtctttgaaaaataaaagctaaagaatttatggcgaattaagcggacgtatcattcgggatatgtaaaattcgtgaacgattcgcgaataatccgggaatgccacataatacgcgacttgggttcggagttgcaaacgtacgcgaataagacggtaaaattcgtgatacggaaaaattcgcgaatgattcgcgaattattcgcgaacttactaactaggctagGGGGTGGGCACATATAAAACCGGTAGATGGGAaacattttcaattttttattccaAACTGTCAGACAGATTCAGCCAGACTCCCCAGGAATGGGACCCACAGGTTCACAACTTAGTCACTCTGAAGTGTCGTTTCTATCGCTTAGATTCATTTAAATCTGACCACCCACACAGCTTCCTAGTTCTTGGAATCTTATTACTCCTTGGAGTGATAGAATTAAGGGGAGGCAGTGTGCTACAACCCATTCAAGCATTCTATAAACAGAAGGGATAGTTGTGAAGCAATATTGGACTTCTGCAAGAATTAGCAAGGAAACAACAGCCCGATTGGAATACTGTATTAAACAACAAACCAAGAGAAATTGCAGCAGAGCTAAACACTGGGTCCTTCCCTTCCTCCTAGTTCGTTCCGGCATTCCACCCTTGGAGTCATCCTTCCCCAAGGAAGATGTGCGGTGGTGCATGTCGGCTTGGGACGGAATCCCATTCTAGGTGCATCCTTCATCTCAGTATTGCTGCTCTATTGTTAAAGTTAAGCTTTAAAATTTTGCAATAGTGGTTCCGGGTGCTGCATTTTTGGAACAGGTTTACACATTGGAGGTGTTGGTAACAGAGCACAAAGTAAATGACCATCGCAAGTTCACAAATCACAACCAAAATCTACTACTTGGGTTCCTAAAGTCTGTGACATATCTTTGCGCCACACCAGGATAAAGGTTTTGCTCCTTGCTGGATCATAAGGACTGATCAGGCCCAACAAATCGTTGGAATCATCAAATATTGATATGGAAAATTAAGGGGAgatccaaaaaaataatattctcattgtcaggcccacaattaattatggataccgtgacacccataaataTTTCTGTGACACGCATAATTATTCGAAATTATTAAAACTTGTCTGCATGACGGTTTATGCATCCACATGACGTGTTATACATACTGTTTTTGCAGGGATAACTCattatgcatcctaatttttcaggggtataattggcaacgcaacttggatataacatatctaaaaatccgcaccttggaattttacaaattttatatcgttggaaatcttttaaagagagctgcgcaacgagtacaaacaacaatatcaaatttttgtttttaacgaaaaaatcggaggtgatcatcgttttagggaaaattttcgaaaactgactgcatattcattatgcagcctccaaaaaagatgcataacacattatgcagatgcataacgaattatgcaaccattttttcgactgcataacaagttatgtatctgcataacaaagttatgcatctataacaagttatgcagccattgttttggttgattttagttcgtACAGAAAAAATTGGTGCATAATGCATTTTGCAGCCATATTTAaatgatgcatatcaggttatgcatccactttctcgatgcataaaagattatgcaacaattttctcgatgcataatgcattacgcagtcatattttcggatgcataacaggttatgcatccactttcatgactgcataacttgttatgtaaaTATCATAgtaggtgcataacaagttatgcaaccttgttttttgttggtttcaatactaagaaaaaagtatctGCATAACATagatattatttccttcatcaaacCACTCATCTCTACTCTTTTAATAGTTTGTAAGCATTCATCCTTAAAAGTGCGTGGCAACCATAACGTAGATATTATACTGTGTCCGTCTCCAAACCCTGAATTCTCTTCTGAATCATAACTCCTATTCACAGCAGAACAACaactaaagaagaagataaggaaaCGAATTGATAATCAATGGCATAGGAGAACACTTTCTTCACATACGATATTCAACTATCTTTTTCTACAGTCCTAATCATCTATTTTTTCGTGTGAAGCCTAATATACTTTGATTGTTTAAACATcagtgatgtttagtttcttacCATGACTTAGATAAACGATGGAGCAATCAGTGGGTGTGATTTTAGATCTGAAATTGGGTGAAGATTTGTGCGAATTTGTGTGGGTTTGAGCATAATTGAAAAGGGAATTTTTGTGTCGCTGCTCAACGGATGGGATTAaggaattgaagttagggtttcagtaTTCTTGAGAGATAGAGATGACATTGTTGATAAGGGGTCAGTGGTTTGAATATGAAGATGATTATGGGTTTCCTGTTGAactcaaaagaagaagataaatctgCTATGAAGATCAAATGGTTGAATCTGTGAATAGGTGGAGGTTAACAAGATGAATGGGTTTCTGAGTGTTGGATCGAATTGATCCAAAATTAGAAGATGGATGATGGGTTGGTGGCGCCGTtgaagaaaaggaattgaagatgatgaagaagaaaaaataacgaaacataattttataaaatatgggtttgagaatatttttttcctAGAAAATGGGTGGGCGCCTTCAGATTTTtgggcgtgggtttcacagtgggaaaGATCcgaagaatgggtctccctgtagttttcacatattGAAAGCAAAATGCATACTATAATGTTTACACTCGGCAACTATATAAATTCCTCGTATTAGGGAAGGATATTTTGGTACTTTGGAATGCAGATACAATTATGCATAACTTTTGTACAGGTCAACCATCACCATCTCTGCTCGCTTCCAAATAGTGTAGATTTTTTGGGGGATTTTGATATGAATCTAGTAAATAGTAATTCCAAGATCGCCATTACTCTCCACCATAATGGATTGGACATTGACGGGACTGGCTGTATTTGCCTGTCTCTCTCAATCCCATGATATGCTTTAAGTGAAAAAAGGACATTTTCAATTGACGGTTGCTATTTGTTATCTTAATCAAGGATATCACCGAAGTAATGTGGTGGGCTCTTGAACAGAAAAAGGTATCACCGAAGTACATAAACTTAATCAACGATATGTACGAGGCGCAATTACCGGTGTCCGGACGAGCAACGGAATCTCAACCGATTTCTCGATTAAGATAGGGCTTCACCAGGGATCAGCCTTGAGCCCATATATTTTCGATTTAATGCTAGATCAAGTTACGAGAGAAATTCAGGGTGAGATCCCCTGGTGCATGATCTTTGCAGATGATGTGGCGCTTATCGGCAACTCAAAAGAAGATGTCGAAGAAAAACTGGAATTGTGGTGCAAGACTCTAGAATCGAAGGGCTTCAAACTTAGTAGAACTAAAACCGATTATCTGAAGTGCGATATCAGCGATTCAGGGAGAGTTGAAGGGGACATTATGCTGGATGGACAACCTGTACCAAGGAAAGAATCGTTTCGCTATCTGGGATCGGTACTCCAGAGTAATGGGGGCATCGAGGAGGATATTCGCCATAAAACCCAATCTGGATGGGGCAAATGGCGTCTGGATTCTGACATCCTTTATGACCACAAAGTGCCGctaaatcttaaaggtaagttttacaAATCCGCGATCAGGCCCGCCATGCTACACGATGCGGAATGTTGGGCGATAAACAACAGGGACACTTTGAGACTGAAGAGTACCGAGATGCGGATGCTAAGGTGGGCTTGCGGACATATGAGTCATGACCGTATCAGGAATGAGTACGTACGTAAGAAACTTATGGTAGCGACAATCAAGGAGATGCTAGCACAACACTGGCTGCGCTGGTTTGGGCATCTCCAGCGAAGACCGCCTGATGCCCCAGTGCGAGTAGGTCGCATCATGCGCGCTGAAGAAAGGATGCAATGAAGAGGCCGACCGAAGCTAACTTGGGATGAGTGTGTAAAGAACGACATGAGCAACCGAAATCTCTCACCAAAGCAGGCGTTGGACAGACATACAAGGAGGGCGGAAATACGCGTGGAAGAGGTA encodes:
- the LOC113351475 gene encoding uncharacterized protein LOC113351475 produces the protein MLDQVTREIQGEIPWCMIFADDVALIGNSKEDVEEKLELWCKTLESKGFKLSRTKTDYLKCDISDSGRVEGDIMLDGQPVPRKESFRYLGSVLQSNGGIEEDIRHKTQSGWGKWRLDSDILYDHKVPLNLKGKFYKSAIRPAMLHDAECWAINNRDTLRLKSTEMRMLRWACGHMSHDRIRNEYVRKKLMVATIKEMLAQHWLRWFGHLQRRPPDAPVRVGRIMRAEERMQ